One Echeneis naucrates chromosome 1, fEcheNa1.1, whole genome shotgun sequence DNA segment encodes these proteins:
- the LOC115048642 gene encoding osteocalcin 2-like — protein MKTLTLLSICALLSVCWSMGAVEPEVVVDPAGDTSADVADLAVEDSVVTDPTAGSSTSSSASDSSSSSDSDSNSSSDSSASDSNSSASDSASSSSSSESSSSESTEASQSSESSSSESSESNSASDSSASDSASDSSSSSSSSSSSESASTEASPTVMKRDLAAVLLRRRRAAPARALSPLQPEKSTKA, from the exons ATGAAGACTCTGaccctcctctccatctgtgCCCTTCTGTCAGTGTGCTGGTCCATGGGAG CTGTGGAACCAGAGGTGGTTGTGGACCCTGCTGGCGACACATCTGCTGATGTGGCTGACCTCGCAGTCGAAGATTCTGTAGTTACAGATCCTACAGCTGGTTCATCCACCTCATCCTCTGCTTcagactcttcctcctcctctgattcTGATTCCAACTCTTCCTCTGACTCTTCAGCATCTGACTCTAACTCATCAGCCTCTGATTcagcctcctcatcctcctcatccgAGTCCTCCTCATCTGAGTCCACCGAGGCCTCTCAGTCATCTGAATCCTCTTCCTCCGAGTCCTCTGAGTCCAATTCTGCCTCTGACTCCTCAGCATCCGACTCTGCCTctgactcttcctcctcttcttcatcctcatcttcgTCAGAGTCAGCCAGCACTGAGG CTTCTCCCACGGTTATGAAGAGAGACCTGGCTGCTGTTCTcctgaggagaagaagagcagccCCAGCAAGAGCTCTCAGCCCTCTGCAGCCAGAAAAGTCTACTAAAG CCTGA